tgcatgtggccttctacatgtgtatacgtacctgcttattaagaatgtggttctatagataggattaggtaggtaggaggagaaaggggcgaaaattgaataaaagatgggaaatgttaaatatgattttttgttaaggcctcataaggcctttgttcagccattttattgtaacttgcatagaaatattatttgctagaagagattattcatttttctgttaacttgcagttttgcaatacgtgagcctatggccttgaagttgaactaatagagaacacctgaagaatgtaaccagttatgaaaacaataatgagcttcatatccagctggtagtaagggggctgtatccatggtgttacacatagcatatctccaactccccttgagataagaaataataggctcatctgtccttagaagggggagaaaagtaaacacctcaagaatacgtgagaaagttaatcagtagcgcttctcataaactagtggtataaactattgtatgcatatgacgtaggattcatttattcagtagcctataaaaacctgtatctttgtatcaataaactagagaatattccttgtatacagaacttggtctgtgtcaattctctccagctgattgaagcgcttccagatatacttgacaccacaggcagacttgggtcagaattttagctCTAACAATAGCATTGCGCATGTCAAACAGAGGTGTGATGGGTGTACCCAAAGTGGATTCAATTAAGAGTACAAATATGACTGACTTACAATTTATTTCTGCAAACTGCAGAGTAATTTCACACATTTACTGGCTATTGATGGGttgctttgtgttttggaacTAGGGGGGGCACACTGTATCATTATCAGTCCTGGCACCGCTCTCATGTCAAAGTTTAATTCCTCCGAGCAGTGCCAGATTGGCCGTTACAGAAACCATTTTCAAATTACTACCCCTCAGTGACTTCAGGTCATTTATTCACTCAAACATCTTACCCCCCCCCTCTCACAATTAACATGGTGGAATGCGATTTATTAGactcaaccttaatataaggacaTGACTGTGCTCTTATAATATGGGAGGTTATGTGCCTGCTAAAGCATAAAGTCTAAATATTAAGGTTTCCTACAGCAATGCCTCAACTGTGCAATTCTTTTTGATGTTTGACTAGCTTATATTTCTCAGCAAACCGTTTCCCACATTGAAGGCACCCAAATGGTATCTCACCGGTATGAGTCCTTTCATGTCTGACTAACTTCCATTTCTCAGTGAACGGTTTTCCACATTTAGAACACGTGTGTggcttctcccctgtgtgaatttTCCTATGTACACCAAGCGCTGACTTATCTCTAAACTgtttaccacattcagagcacatgaactgtttctctcctgtgtgagttctcttatGTCTGGTTAACTTACACTTCTCAGTAAACCGTATTCCACATTGAAAACATTCAAATGGTTTCTCCCccgtgtgacttctctgatgcaCAACAAGATGGGTACTGCtcagaaaacatttcccacattcagaacaagagtatggcttctctcctgtgtgacttCTTTGATGTACAACAAGGTCTGATTTAAAGctgaaacattttccacactcagggcacgaatatggtttttctccagtGTGAATTCTCTGGTGTCTAACAAGTGTTGACTTATCCCTAAAAAGTTTCCCACATTCCGAGCAAATCAtttgtttctcacctgtgtgagttctttgaTGTCTGACTAACTTGCATTTCTCAGAAAACCATTTTCCACATTCATTACACCCAAATGGCTTTTCTCCTGTGTGAGATCTTTGATGTACGACAAGATGGGCATTGCTTcgaaaacacttcccacattcagaacattcaaatggtttctctcctgtgtgagttctctgatgtttagtGAGATCAGATATATTACTAAACGATTCTTCACATTCAGCACACATATATAGTTGTTCAGGAAAATCAACGGTTTCAATCTGTCTTCCCAAAACTTGATGCTTCGTAAGATCAAATGCAGTAAATATACAGTCCTTACTATGGGAGTTTTCATAAGCATTACTTAGGGTGGCTGGATTGTGGTAAATCAACTCAGATTCCTGTGTAGGTGAGACGGATTCCTCCTTGATAGGAGTAGATggattctgcacaaaatctgtaaCTGTATAAATATCAATGTCTGAG
The nucleotide sequence above comes from Mixophyes fleayi isolate aMixFle1 chromosome 6, aMixFle1.hap1, whole genome shotgun sequence. Encoded proteins:
- the LOC142159904 gene encoding uncharacterized protein LOC142159904 → MERKSVRNVTEESVSYEDVHLPQTAICTPTDYTQYTAPHIKEESVSSEEGNLTDTDIYTPTDYTSLHIKEESVSSEEGNLTQTDIYIPADTQYTSHIKESFSYEEGNCIDTNIYSPTDLTQYTSSHIKEESITCEEGDLSDIDIYTVTDFVQNPSTPIKEESVSPTQESELIYHNPATLSNAYENSHSKDCIFTAFDLTKHQVLGRQIETVDFPEQLYMCAECEESFSNISDLTKHQRTHTGEKPFECSECGKCFRSNAHLVVHQRSHTGEKPFGCNECGKWFSEKCKLVRHQRTHTGEKQMICSECGKLFRDKSTLVRHQRIHTGEKPYSCPECGKCFSFKSDLVVHQRSHTGEKPYSCSECGKCFLSSTHLVVHQRSHTGEKPFECFQCGIRFTEKCKLTRHKRTHTGEKQFMCSECGKQFRDKSALGVHRKIHTGEKPHTCSKCGKPFTEKWKLVRHERTHTGEIPFGCLQCGKRFAEKYKLVKHQKELHS